A genomic stretch from Candidatus Nitrotoga arctica includes:
- a CDS encoding YhdP family protein, with the protein MLRVCLRFCGRCCNQLTRFALLGAVLLLFAGGGLLLILRYWILPDIERYHDNITAMVSHVVGQPVTIGKIEADWHGIRPHLLFTDVLILDKQGQTLLALQQVDNVVSWITALTGQVRLYSLEINQPDLVIKRDAQGLLHIAGMKMSSNIPGQPADHGLADWLLHQKHIVVRGARITWQDEQRAAPPLILNQVNMLIENSGRRHSFSLRAQPPAGLSAQLDLRGDFFGASFDNFNAWRGELYTQLDYVDVAAWNTWLPLPISPKRGRGALRGWLGVENGKINQFTADLALADLQTQLADDLPLLDVIKLRGRVEWHDVVRGFEISTRKLSLQMSNDLVLQPIDLYMRFADATDKQPASGAVRVNTLDIDRFTSLMHFLPLTSSLKQQLAKFAPQGRMSDVQAKWRGDFDKLLNYEIKARFDGLSIRRAGNVPGFTRLSGQVDGNDANGTLSLNTRNLSVDAPLIMPEPLAFDSLIAQLSWQKHDRGMEVKFNKVSIANADLAGNLFGSYQSLPQSPGLIDLTVRLTRAAVQHTARYIPLVALNNEAHTWIRNALIDGQADDFNLRLKGNLNDFPFDGNRKGLFQIRARATGVTVEYAKGWPRVENAVAKLVIQGKRLEVTAPTAMTAGGSVKNISVILPDIESPGLLLQVRGESVGETKHGLNFIQQSPVRGYIDGLTDNMTSSGIGNLNLQVDIPLRGSKPAIVSGHYHFLDNEVSLGKSVPILHKVNGDLLFSESSLRTENVTMQVFGGPATLIVQSNKGGAANAKIAGRANIDALREAAPHSLLDYLHGSSDWESEITVLKKHISMQLTSNLVGLASDLPAPFTKRASEIIPLRFEMNSMTPQQDLLSVQYGKLLSAKFLRWDEGGERVIKRGTVNFGNAGKWLEKDGVWLVGTLPQLSMEGWGALASASDGLTPVGIAGVDLLIQKINGYGYMADDLRIIARNINGTIAAQLAAKSVNGEVSWQPQGNGKFVARLKNLSLELDRDESGKKKSTAIPSIAIKKNVASMKHPALDVAVSSLILNGKNLGKLELLAQQHERDWLLERLIITNPDGELTADGKWQMGPGGEQTQVNLKLEISDAGKILGRSGYPNSVKDGSGELEGTFSWPGPPAEFSYATLDGTLKLSTGKGQFLRIDPGLGKLLSILSLQALPKRITLDFTDVFSAGFKFDSINGVAQVKNGMLFTDDFKIEGSAAKVTMRGQVDLNQETQNLRVRILPTVGNTASLLSAFAAGPVVGIGVFIANKILREPLDKLASFEYNITGAWADPNVEKVGVSKSVASP; encoded by the coding sequence ATGTTGAGAGTTTGCTTGCGCTTTTGTGGGCGCTGTTGCAATCAATTAACACGATTCGCACTATTGGGTGCAGTGTTGCTGTTGTTCGCCGGCGGGGGATTGTTGTTGATATTGCGTTACTGGATATTGCCGGATATCGAACGCTATCACGACAACATCACCGCTATGGTCAGTCACGTGGTCGGTCAGCCAGTGACTATTGGCAAGATTGAGGCAGACTGGCATGGCATTCGCCCGCATCTCTTGTTTACCGATGTACTTATTCTGGATAAACAGGGGCAAACTTTGCTCGCATTGCAGCAAGTGGACAATGTGGTGTCGTGGATAACAGCTCTGACCGGTCAGGTGCGCCTATATAGCCTGGAGATTAACCAGCCAGATCTGGTGATAAAACGGGACGCGCAAGGCTTGTTGCATATCGCTGGCATGAAAATGTCGAGTAATATTCCCGGCCAACCTGCGGATCACGGGCTGGCGGATTGGTTACTGCACCAAAAACACATTGTAGTTCGTGGTGCTCGCATCACTTGGCAGGACGAGCAGCGTGCTGCGCCCCCATTAATATTAAATCAAGTGAACATGCTCATTGAAAACAGTGGGCGCCGTCACAGTTTTTCGTTGCGAGCGCAACCTCCAGCGGGATTGTCTGCGCAATTGGATCTCCGGGGTGATTTTTTTGGTGCCAGCTTTGACAACTTCAATGCTTGGCGCGGGGAGCTATATACCCAGCTGGATTATGTCGATGTTGCCGCTTGGAATACATGGTTACCGCTACCTATTTCACCCAAACGGGGTAGAGGCGCGTTGCGTGGTTGGCTGGGAGTCGAGAACGGAAAAATCAACCAGTTTACTGCTGATCTGGCGCTGGCTGACCTACAGACACAATTGGCCGATGATTTGCCGCTGCTCGATGTGATCAAGTTGCGCGGGCGTGTTGAATGGCACGACGTGGTTCGGGGCTTTGAGATTTCCACGCGGAAATTATCCTTGCAGATGAGTAATGACCTGGTGTTGCAGCCCATTGATTTATACATGCGTTTTGCAGATGCTACAGACAAACAACCTGCTAGTGGTGCGGTGCGCGTCAATACGCTGGATATTGACCGTTTCACCAGCTTGATGCATTTCCTGCCGTTGACGTCTAGCCTGAAGCAGCAGCTAGCTAAATTTGCGCCTCAGGGGCGTATGTCCGATGTGCAGGCAAAATGGCGGGGTGATTTTGACAAGTTATTGAATTACGAGATTAAGGCGCGTTTCGACGGACTATCCATACGGCGCGCGGGGAATGTTCCTGGATTTACTCGATTGAGCGGCCAAGTGGATGGTAACGACGCCAACGGTACGCTGTCACTTAACACACGAAATTTGTCGGTGGATGCGCCACTGATTATGCCGGAGCCTTTGGCATTTGATTCACTCATTGCACAGTTGAGTTGGCAAAAGCACGACCGCGGGATGGAAGTCAAGTTTAATAAGGTTTCTATAGCTAACGCAGATCTTGCCGGAAATCTTTTTGGTAGCTATCAGTCACTACCTCAAAGTCCTGGTCTGATTGACTTGACTGTTCGCCTGACGCGCGCCGCAGTGCAGCATACCGCTCGCTATATTCCATTGGTTGCTTTGAATAACGAAGCCCACACTTGGATACGAAATGCGTTGATCGACGGGCAAGCAGATGATTTTAATCTGCGCCTAAAGGGTAATTTGAATGATTTTCCGTTTGATGGAAACCGTAAGGGCTTGTTTCAAATCCGGGCGCGTGCAACTGGAGTGACAGTGGAGTACGCCAAAGGATGGCCTCGTGTGGAAAATGCCGTTGCAAAATTGGTGATTCAGGGTAAACGGCTTGAGGTGACTGCTCCGACCGCTATGACTGCGGGCGGGTCTGTGAAAAATATTAGTGTCATTCTGCCGGATATAGAAAGTCCTGGCCTGCTATTGCAAGTGCGGGGCGAGTCGGTGGGTGAAACGAAGCATGGTCTGAATTTTATTCAGCAAAGCCCGGTGCGCGGGTATATCGATGGCCTCACTGACAACATGACGTCGAGTGGTATTGGCAATCTGAATCTACAAGTGGACATTCCATTGCGTGGTAGTAAGCCGGCAATAGTTTCCGGCCATTATCATTTTCTCGACAATGAAGTGAGCTTGGGCAAGAGTGTGCCAATTTTACATAAAGTTAATGGCGATCTGCTGTTCAGTGAATCATCGCTACGCACGGAGAACGTCACGATGCAAGTTTTTGGAGGACCTGCCACCCTAATAGTGCAGAGCAACAAAGGTGGCGCTGCAAATGCAAAGATAGCTGGGCGCGCAAATATAGACGCTCTACGTGAGGCAGCGCCGCATTCGTTGCTAGATTATCTGCATGGTAGTAGCGATTGGGAGTCAGAAATTACGGTTTTAAAAAAACACATCAGTATGCAGCTCACTTCCAATTTGGTCGGGCTGGCATCTGACCTGCCCGCGCCATTTACAAAGCGCGCCAGCGAGATTATTCCGCTGCGCTTCGAGATGAATAGCATGACTCCGCAACAGGACTTGTTATCGGTGCAATATGGCAAACTCCTCAGTGCGAAATTTTTGCGTTGGGATGAGGGAGGCGAGCGGGTCATCAAGCGCGGCACAGTCAATTTTGGCAATGCGGGCAAGTGGTTGGAAAAGGATGGTGTGTGGCTCGTCGGCACCCTGCCGCAGTTATCGATGGAAGGTTGGGGAGCGCTGGCTAGTGCGTCGGACGGATTGACACCGGTCGGTATCGCAGGTGTCGATTTGCTGATCCAGAAGATCAATGGGTATGGTTATATGGCAGATGATCTTCGTATCATTGCACGCAATATTAATGGCACGATTGCTGCGCAACTGGCAGCTAAGTCAGTTAATGGCGAAGTGAGTTGGCAGCCGCAGGGTAACGGTAAGTTTGTTGCTCGTTTGAAAAACTTGTCTCTGGAATTGGATCGGGACGAAAGTGGCAAAAAGAAAAGTACGGCAATTCCATCTATTGCTATTAAAAAAAATGTTGCTAGCATGAAACACCCTGCGCTCGACGTGGCCGTGAGCAGTCTCATACTGAATGGAAAAAATCTGGGCAAGCTGGAGTTATTGGCGCAACAGCATGAGCGCGACTGGCTGTTGGAGCGCTTAATTATCACTAACCCAGACGGTGAGTTGACTGCGGATGGAAAATGGCAGATGGGCCCTGGCGGGGAGCAGACTCAAGTCAACCTCAAGCTGGAAATCAGTGATGCAGGGAAAATTCTGGGCCGTTCCGGCTACCCAAATAGCGTGAAGGACGGCAGCGGAGAACTGGAAGGGACGTTTTCTTGGCCCGGCCCTCCTGCTGAATTCAGCTATGCCACACTGGATGGCACGCTCAAGCTGAGTACCGGAAAAGGACAGTTCCTGCGAATCGATCCGGGTCTTGGTAAGCTGCTCAGCATTTTGAGTCTGCAAGCGCTGCCCAAGCGGATTACGCTGGATTTTACGGATGTGTTTAGCGCTGGTTTTAAATTTGATAGCATCAACGGAGTGGCGCAAGTCAAGAACGGGATGCTGTTTACCGATGATTTTAAAATTGAAGGTTCGGCCGCCAAAGTGACAATGAGAGGGCAGGTGGATCTAAACCAAGAAACGCAAAACTTGCGTGTGCGCATTCTGCCTACTGTGGGGAACACAGCATCCCTACTGAGCGCGTTTGCTGCTGGTCCGGTAGTAGGCATTGGGGTCTTCATTGCCAACAAGATATTGCGCGAACCGCTCGATAAGTTGGCGTCATTTGAATACAATATTACGGGTGCTTGGGCCGACCCGAATGTAGAAAAAGTGGGTGTAAGCAAGTCTGTTGCGTCACCATGA
- a CDS encoding carbon-nitrogen hydrolase family protein — MQEENATQRRVAAHAQAKTFKVAAVQMASGPNVPANLSEARRLIEKAVDQGARLVVLPEYFPIMGLNDTDKLAVREQPGSGAIQTFLSETAREHKIWLVGGSIPLVADAPDKMRNACLVYDDKGEQVARYDKIHLFNLELGNERYHEGRTIEAGEQVVVVDSPFGRIGLAICYDLRFPELFRAMHDVNIIVLPSAFTETTGKMHWEILVRARAIENLAYVVAAGQGGYHINGRETHGNSMIVDPWGRVLDRLPRGSGVVVAEIDPSYHASLRASLPALSHRTLTSC, encoded by the coding sequence ATGCAAGAAGAAAATGCTACCCAACGACGTGTGGCTGCTCACGCGCAAGCAAAGACTTTCAAGGTTGCTGCCGTGCAGATGGCTTCGGGACCCAATGTACCGGCCAACCTGAGCGAGGCACGCCGCCTGATCGAAAAAGCTGTGGATCAGGGGGCGCGCTTGGTTGTATTGCCGGAATACTTTCCCATTATGGGACTGAATGATACGGATAAATTGGCAGTGCGTGAGCAACCGGGCAGTGGCGCGATCCAGACTTTTTTGAGCGAGACTGCGCGTGAGCATAAAATCTGGCTGGTTGGTGGTTCCATCCCGTTGGTTGCTGATGCGCCGGATAAAATGCGTAATGCCTGCCTGGTGTATGACGATAAGGGGGAACAGGTTGCGCGCTATGACAAAATCCATTTATTCAATCTCGAACTCGGCAATGAGCGTTACCATGAGGGTCGTACTATTGAGGCAGGTGAACAGGTAGTGGTGGTAGATAGTCCGTTCGGCCGCATTGGTTTGGCAATTTGTTACGATTTGCGTTTTCCTGAGTTGTTTCGCGCTATGCACGATGTAAATATTATTGTGTTGCCTTCCGCTTTCACTGAGACTACTGGAAAAATGCATTGGGAGATATTGGTGCGCGCGCGCGCCATCGAAAATCTGGCTTATGTAGTGGCCGCAGGGCAGGGCGGTTATCATATCAACGGCCGCGAAACACACGGTAATAGTATGATCGTCGATCCGTGGGGGAGAGTGCTGGATCGATTGCCACGCGGCTCAGGAGTCGTGGTCGCGGAAATAGATCCATCCTATCATGCTAGCTTGCGCGCCAGCTTGCCAGCGCTGTCTCACCGTACGCTTACCTCATGTTAG
- the glnE gene encoding bifunctional [glutamate--ammonia ligase]-adenylyl-L-tyrosine phosphorylase/[glutamate--ammonia-ligase] adenylyltransferase encodes MNTVIAPISANFDTVLQRALRGSRYAQRLLDSQEELLPWLRAHYAQPCNMDEMAAWLATIPVTNEDSLSRALRCLRKRVMLKLLTRDLGGLANLEEVMTCMSALAELSVGRAQNFIMETLVQQYGQPIGALSSTPQQLLVIGMGKLGGMELNVSSDIDLIFVYPEDGNSNGSRSISNHDFFTRLGRRLINLISELTQEGYVFRVDMRLRPYGDSGPLVMSFAAVEEYLVEQGREWERYAWIKARVISPAEYPATQELMQLVQPFIFRKYLDFGAFESMRKLHAQISQEVQRRDRIDNIKLGPGGIREIEFIAQVFQLIRGGRDASLRIRPTLQVLQLLRENDQLTPDTVIGLSAAYVFLRNLEHRLQYLDDQQTHGLPKNITDQALLAEDMGYPDYDAMLKQLNHHRSLVSGQFAQIFSTQKDNTITSTLWHENLNAEALQKDLGKLDYADTATLAERLLHIRDSGRYRQLPDTSRQRMDKLIPQFITLCAVPSNRDQTLLRILNLLESISRRASYLAFLAEYPKVLPRLIGLASASEWACEYLIKHPILLDELLDAREIYHAPDWIALDTELLTQLDQCNTDTERQMDVLRQFQHAQTFHLLAMDLQGLLPLETLSDHLSNLADLILHHVLQLCWRDARKKHQQQAQFAIIAYGKLGGRELGYSADLDLIFLYDDPHPDAAEIYARLAQRINTLLSSYTSAGRLYEIDLRLRPNGASGLLVSSIPAFAEYQQHHAWVWEHQALTRARFCAGDAQVGKQFEIIRTNVLRKPRDLNVLRQEIVAMRQKMLDTHPNDSNLFDIKHDRGGMVDIEFIVQFLILAHAHTEPKLTANSGNLALLLLAGELGLIKVELAEAVSNCYRNLRALQHKMRLNNQSPYRIDRKAIDTTSVLTLWEELLGPHGQEKR; translated from the coding sequence ATGAATACCGTCATCGCGCCCATTTCTGCTAATTTTGACACTGTTTTACAGCGCGCCCTGCGTGGTAGTCGATATGCACAACGCCTGCTCGATAGCCAGGAAGAATTACTACCGTGGCTGCGCGCGCACTATGCTCAACCGTGCAATATGGATGAAATGGCGGCATGGCTAGCCACCATACCAGTAACGAATGAAGATTCACTGTCACGCGCGCTACGCTGCTTGCGCAAGCGAGTCATGCTCAAGCTACTGACGCGCGACCTGGGCGGACTGGCCAATCTGGAGGAGGTAATGACCTGCATGTCTGCACTGGCAGAGCTAAGCGTAGGGCGCGCGCAAAACTTTATTATGGAAACACTGGTGCAACAGTATGGCCAGCCGATAGGTGCACTAAGCAGCACGCCGCAACAATTGCTGGTAATTGGCATGGGCAAACTGGGCGGCATGGAACTCAATGTTTCCTCTGATATTGATCTTATTTTCGTCTACCCGGAAGATGGCAACAGCAATGGTTCTCGCAGTATAAGTAACCACGATTTTTTTACCCGCCTGGGGCGTCGCCTCATTAACCTGATTAGCGAATTAACCCAAGAAGGCTATGTATTCCGCGTGGACATGCGTTTACGGCCTTATGGTGACAGCGGACCATTGGTGATGAGTTTCGCAGCGGTGGAGGAATATCTGGTAGAACAAGGTCGAGAATGGGAACGTTACGCTTGGATTAAAGCTCGAGTCATCTCTCCGGCAGAATATCCCGCTACGCAAGAACTTATGCAACTCGTACAACCCTTCATATTCCGCAAATATCTCGACTTCGGCGCATTCGAATCCATGCGCAAGCTGCATGCACAAATTAGCCAGGAAGTGCAGCGACGCGACCGAATTGACAATATCAAACTGGGGCCAGGTGGCATCCGCGAAATTGAGTTTATAGCCCAAGTTTTTCAATTGATACGGGGTGGGCGCGATGCCAGCCTGCGTATCCGTCCCACTTTGCAAGTATTGCAACTTCTGCGCGAGAACGACCAACTTACCCCAGATACCGTAATAGGGTTGAGTGCAGCTTATGTGTTTTTGCGTAATCTGGAGCATCGCCTGCAATATCTGGATGACCAGCAAACTCATGGCTTACCTAAAAATATTACCGATCAAGCGTTGCTAGCCGAAGACATGGGCTATCCAGATTACGATGCCATGTTGAAACAATTAAATCACCACCGCTCGTTAGTAAGCGGTCAGTTCGCCCAAATTTTCAGCACGCAAAAAGATAACACGATAACAAGTACGCTTTGGCACGAAAATTTGAACGCGGAAGCGTTACAAAAAGACCTTGGCAAATTAGATTATGCAGACACAGCAACCCTAGCTGAACGGCTGTTGCATATCCGTGACAGTGGCCGCTACCGCCAACTGCCGGACACCAGCCGCCAACGCATGGACAAATTGATCCCGCAGTTCATCACGCTATGTGCTGTGCCGAGCAACCGTGACCAAACCTTGCTACGCATACTCAATCTGTTGGAAAGCATTAGTCGACGCGCCTCCTATCTGGCCTTTCTGGCCGAATATCCCAAGGTGTTGCCACGGTTGATCGGACTTGCCAGCGCCAGTGAGTGGGCGTGCGAATACTTAATCAAGCATCCCATTCTGCTGGATGAGTTGCTTGATGCGCGTGAAATCTACCATGCACCCGATTGGATTGCTCTAGATACTGAACTGTTGACACAACTGGATCAATGCAATACGGATACCGAACGCCAAATGGATGTGCTTCGTCAGTTTCAGCATGCCCAAACATTCCATTTATTGGCAATGGATTTGCAAGGGCTGTTGCCGTTGGAAACTCTAAGCGATCATCTCAGCAACTTGGCCGACCTGATTTTGCACCATGTGTTGCAACTGTGCTGGCGTGACGCGCGCAAGAAGCACCAACAGCAAGCGCAATTTGCCATTATTGCCTACGGCAAATTGGGTGGGCGCGAACTTGGCTATTCTGCCGATCTCGACCTGATTTTTTTGTACGACGACCCGCATCCCGACGCAGCAGAAATCTATGCCCGGCTGGCTCAGCGCATCAATACCTTATTAAGCAGCTATACCTCCGCGGGCCGTTTGTATGAGATCGATTTGCGCCTGCGCCCCAATGGCGCTAGCGGCTTGTTGGTCAGTTCCATTCCCGCATTCGCTGAATATCAGCAGCATCATGCTTGGGTGTGGGAACACCAGGCGCTGACACGCGCGCGCTTCTGTGCCGGAGATGCACAAGTGGGCAAACAATTTGAAATCATTCGCACCAACGTGTTGCGCAAACCGCGTGATCTGAATGTGCTGCGCCAGGAGATCGTGGCAATGCGGCAGAAAATGCTGGACACCCATCCAAATGACAGCAATTTGTTCGATATCAAACATGATCGCGGCGGCATGGTAGATATCGAGTTCATAGTGCAATTTTTAATACTGGCACATGCTCACACCGAGCCAAAATTGACTGCTAACAGCGGCAATTTGGCACTATTACTGCTCGCCGGTGAATTAGGATTAATAAAAGTAGAATTGGCGGAAGCGGTCAGCAACTGCTACCGCAACCTACGCGCACTACAACACAAGATGCGCCTGAATAACCAATCACCCTATCGAATTGACAGGAAAGCAATCGACACCACATCGGTGCTTACGCTATGGGAAGAACTCTTGGGGCCACATGGTCAAGAAAAACGATAA
- a CDS encoding DUF1778 domain-containing protein: MRDAAINLRALPEQRDLIDHAATLLGKNRSDFMLEAACSAAQAVILDQVFFSLNTDKFQQFTAMLDAPPSPNPGLERLMAVTAPWATVKA; encoded by the coding sequence ATGCGCGACGCCGCCATCAACCTACGGGCTTTGCCCGAGCAACGAGATTTAATTGATCACGCTGCAACTCTGCTAGGCAAGAACCGTTCGGATTTCATGCTCGAGGCTGCCTGCTCAGCCGCGCAGGCGGTAATACTTGACCAGGTTTTTTTCAGCCTGAATACCGACAAGTTCCAGCAGTTCACGGCAATGCTCGACGCCCCGCCCAGCCCAAATCCAGGGCTTGAGCGCCTCATGGCCGTGACAGCTCCTTGGGCCACCGTCAAAGCATGA
- the tldD gene encoding metalloprotease TldD, translating into MQNNDTVFALAQQSLLAPHALETRHLEQMFSKMLAHKVDYADLYFQYSRAESWSLEEGIVKSGSFGIEQGVGVRAVSGEKTAFAYSDDISWAALESAALATRAIARQGGTQTVPLLRANSNKHFYLPHDPIASLKDADKVAMLERLERYARALDPRVTQVIAGLAGEYEVVLVARSDGLMNADIRPLVRLSVQVIVESNGKREQGSSGGGGRFDYAFFTDEVLYDYAAKAVHQAVINLDAKPAPAGNMTVVLGSGWPGILLHEAVGHGLEGDFNRKGSSTFSGRIGERVAAEGVTVVDDGTIANRRGSLQMDDEGNPTQRTVLIEDGILMGYLQDTLNARLMGVPITGNARRESFAHLPMPRMTNTYMLNGDKDPQDIIASVKHGLYAANFGGGQVDITSGKFVFSTAEAYMIEDGKITYPVKGATLIGNGPEALTRISMIGNDMALDPGVGVCGKEGQSVPVGVGQPTVKIDGLTVGGTA; encoded by the coding sequence ATGCAAAATAACGATACTGTATTTGCTCTTGCACAGCAGTCACTGCTTGCACCGCATGCGCTTGAAACTCGCCATCTGGAGCAAATGTTTTCTAAAATGCTGGCGCATAAAGTGGATTACGCTGACCTGTATTTTCAATACAGTCGCGCCGAAAGCTGGTCGCTTGAAGAAGGTATAGTCAAGTCTGGCAGCTTTGGTATCGAGCAGGGTGTAGGTGTGCGGGCGGTGAGCGGTGAAAAGACCGCTTTTGCCTATTCCGATGACATCAGTTGGGCCGCTTTGGAAAGTGCAGCACTGGCTACACGCGCGATTGCACGGCAGGGCGGGACGCAAACTGTGCCACTGTTACGCGCGAACAGCAACAAACATTTCTATCTACCACACGACCCTATCGCCAGTTTGAAAGATGCAGACAAGGTCGCGATGCTGGAACGCCTGGAGCGTTATGCGCGTGCCCTGGATCCGCGTGTTACTCAGGTGATAGCGGGCCTGGCAGGCGAGTATGAGGTGGTGTTGGTGGCGCGTAGCGATGGCTTGATGAATGCTGACATCCGCCCACTGGTGCGCCTGTCGGTGCAAGTTATTGTGGAAAGTAACGGCAAGCGTGAGCAGGGTTCATCTGGTGGGGGCGGGCGTTTCGACTATGCCTTTTTTACGGACGAAGTATTATACGATTACGCCGCCAAGGCGGTACATCAGGCAGTTATTAATCTGGATGCCAAGCCCGCACCAGCGGGTAATATGACTGTGGTGCTCGGTTCCGGCTGGCCTGGTATTCTGCTGCATGAGGCCGTGGGGCACGGCCTGGAAGGTGATTTCAACCGTAAAGGCAGCTCCACTTTTTCCGGCCGTATTGGTGAACGGGTAGCGGCCGAGGGTGTTACGGTAGTGGACGATGGCACGATTGCGAACAGACGCGGCTCCCTGCAAATGGATGATGAAGGCAATCCTACGCAACGCACGGTTTTGATCGAGGACGGCATCCTCATGGGTTATTTGCAGGATACTTTGAATGCACGCCTGATGGGTGTGCCAATTACCGGTAATGCTCGGCGCGAATCTTTTGCGCATCTGCCGATGCCGCGCATGACCAATACCTATATGCTGAATGGCGATAAAGATCCACAGGATATTATTGCTTCAGTCAAGCATGGACTGTATGCCGCGAACTTTGGCGGGGGACAGGTGGATATTACCAGCGGCAAGTTTGTGTTTTCCACCGCTGAAGCATACATGATTGAAGACGGTAAAATCACCTACCCGGTGAAGGGTGCAACTCTGATCGGCAATGGTCCTGAGGCATTGACCCGCATCTCAATGATAGGTAACGACATGGCGCTCGATCCTGGTGTCGGCGTTTGTGGCAAGGAAGGACAGAGCGTGCCGGTAGGCGTCGGCCAGCCAACGGTAAAAATAGATGGACTGA
- a CDS encoding DUF262 domain-containing protein: MSTQSIQSQDIKISEVFQGFYSVPDYQREYVWQSEQVEQLLTDIYGELNGADPEKAPEYFIGSIVVCPSKNGVFDLIDGQQRMTTLFLILCAIRDRFEVLGYKAPGALAPQIATTSSDAHGRDVFRYRLDLQYEDSGDVLVGIADKKEDPANGQKTRSIENILNAYSSVMTFLTQQYGDNPDALRVFYGYFINKVKLIRIQTEDVAKALKIFETINDRGIGLDSMDLLKNLLFMKSDQDEFEALKKVWKELQDTIFDAGEKPLRFLRYFIFSSYSVEALREDEIYGWFSKNQKVCGYADDSLKFAKELLDAAKAYGLFLKGCDPSGKQRPELQSLQFLGGSAARQHLILLLAGRHLPDVLFSQLVREVENLFFIYVASRENTRDFERNFARWAPELKKAKTEETLQLFLRQRIEPSKAALSGRFDDAFKRMTSEELQVYRLRYILAKLNQYVEVSAYGETEGTKWLKNYVANEFQIEHIQPQKPCQEALDEFGNVSDPAIINRLGNLVLVEKPINASLGNKPYSKKRLVYPQSKLLLVHSISERPKIGTNTSIDRAVRELEPFADWNEEAVISRQAKLGSMAREIWNVPNTEKK; encoded by the coding sequence ATGAGCACACAAAGCATTCAGAGTCAGGACATTAAAATTTCCGAAGTATTTCAAGGGTTCTACTCCGTCCCCGACTATCAGCGAGAATATGTCTGGCAGTCTGAGCAGGTTGAGCAGTTGCTGACCGATATCTATGGTGAGCTCAATGGAGCTGATCCAGAAAAGGCACCGGAATACTTCATCGGCAGTATCGTCGTGTGCCCAAGCAAGAATGGCGTTTTTGATCTCATTGACGGGCAGCAGCGGATGACAACACTCTTCCTGATCTTGTGTGCGATTCGGGATCGATTCGAAGTTCTCGGCTACAAGGCACCTGGAGCCCTTGCTCCCCAAATCGCGACGACATCTTCTGATGCTCACGGACGCGATGTGTTCCGGTATCGGCTGGATTTGCAGTATGAAGACAGTGGCGATGTGCTTGTTGGAATCGCTGATAAGAAAGAAGATCCTGCGAATGGCCAAAAGACCCGTTCTATTGAGAACATTCTGAATGCCTATTCGTCAGTCATGACGTTCCTCACCCAGCAGTATGGTGACAATCCGGACGCCCTTCGGGTTTTCTACGGTTATTTCATCAACAAGGTGAAGCTCATCCGCATACAAACGGAAGACGTCGCCAAGGCACTCAAGATTTTTGAGACGATCAATGACCGTGGTATTGGACTCGATTCCATGGACCTGTTGAAGAATCTACTGTTCATGAAGTCGGACCAGGATGAGTTTGAGGCACTAAAGAAGGTTTGGAAGGAACTTCAAGACACCATCTTCGATGCTGGGGAGAAGCCTCTTCGGTTCCTTCGTTATTTCATCTTTAGCAGCTATAGCGTGGAAGCGTTGAGGGAGGACGAGATTTACGGATGGTTCTCGAAAAATCAGAAGGTGTGCGGCTACGCGGACGACTCGCTGAAATTCGCGAAAGAGCTGCTCGATGCCGCAAAAGCCTACGGGCTATTCCTCAAGGGATGCGACCCATCTGGGAAGCAACGTCCCGAATTGCAGAGCTTGCAATTCCTTGGGGGCAGCGCAGCAAGGCAACATTTGATCCTGTTGCTCGCAGGAAGACATCTCCCAGATGTGCTGTTCAGCCAGTTGGTTCGCGAGGTCGAAAACTTGTTTTTCATCTACGTGGCGAGCCGCGAGAACACTCGTGATTTCGAGCGAAACTTTGCCAGATGGGCACCTGAACTGAAGAAGGCAAAAACAGAGGAAACTTTACAGCTGTTCCTGCGACAACGCATTGAACCGTCAAAGGCTGCCCTATCCGGGAGATTCGACGACGCATTCAAGCGAATGACTTCCGAAGAACTTCAGGTTTATCGCTTGCGCTACATTCTCGCAAAGCTTAACCAATATGTAGAGGTCAGCGCATACGGCGAAACAGAAGGCACGAAGTGGTTGAAGAACTATGTAGCAAACGAGTTTCAGATCGAGCACATCCAGCCACAAAAACCATGTCAGGAAGCACTCGATGAATTTGGAAATGTCTCAGACCCAGCAATCATCAATCGCTTGGGTAACCTTGTCTTGGTCGAGAAGCCGATCAACGCGTCGTTGGGAAATAAGCCGTATTCGAAGAAGCGGTTAGTCTATCCGCAGTCCAAGCTGTTGTTGGTTCACTCCATTTCTGAGCGACCCAAGATTGGGACGAATACGAGCATCGACCGCGCTGTTCGAGAACTCGAACCGTTTGCCGACTGGAATGAAGAAGCGGTGATTTCCCGACAAGCAAAGCTGGGTAGCATGGCTCGCGAAATCTGGAACGTCCCGAATACTGAGAAGAAGTAA